The Spirosoma oryzicola region CACGGCAAAAAGCAGAGGTACGGCAACGGATTCTGGACGCGGCTCGGCAGATAGCCCGCGAAAAAGACTGGAATGCGGTAACGATACGGAGTATTGCCGAAGCAATCGACTATACGCCCCCCATCGTATACGAGCATTTTGCCAACAAGGAGGATGTCTTAATGACGATCGTAAAAGCTGGTCACGACGAGAACCGACGCGCGTTTGACGAAATCCTGGCTATGGAACTCAGTGCCAACGAGAAGATAGTTCGCCTGTCGATGGAGAACTGGAGGTTTGCCCATGATCGACCCGAGATCTATCGGTTGATGCATAACCCGGATCGCATCGAGCAGCACCGGGACATGATCTTCGAAGGCATGGCTGAAACGAAGCATAAGATTGAAGGGCTGTTTGGTGAAGTGTATTCGGACTTCGAAACAGTGGGCGAAGTCATTTTTAGCTGGTTCTGCATGATGCAGGGGTACATCAACCTGATTACCAATATTCAGCCGCAACAGGGGGCCAAGCTGCTCGAAAAAGTTGAAGACCCCAATATGGTAGCGCTCTTTAAGAAACCGGACATGTTGTTTGAACGGGCCATTCGTCGGTTCATTCAAAGCATTGCAACTCCGCCATTTCCCAGTCTCGAACCAAGTATTAGTACGTAACGAAAATCTAAAAAATTAGCCAACTTTTTTACCCGCAATTTGGTTGATATATCAACATACTGATGGTCTTACGGCATGATTACGGATAAAGAGGCAGAACTACGGGATAAGTTATCGGAGCGGATGGGGCGGATATCGCTCTTCACCATTACCCACGTTGGTCATTTGATGGGTAAGAAAGCTAACCGCGAACTGGTCCGTTCGGGCTTCCGGCTACAGCTGGAGCAATTGCCGATCCTGTTTGTTATTTACTTCTCGGGAGATAGTTTGTTGTCGCAGCAGGAAATAGCCAACTTGCTTCACAAAGATAAATCAGGCATTCAACGCTCTGTGCGCACTTTAGAACGAGACGGTTATTTACGCATCGTTGCGGATGAGGTGGATCGTCGGAAAAACCTGATCCGGTTGACACCCGCCGGGCAACTGGTGGTCGAGAAGGTTATCGAAACGATTGAACAGATCGATCAGCAGGTTACCAATCAATTACCGGCTGATGAACTGAGCTCGTTTTTATCGACCCTACACAAAATAACTTCTCTGTTGGATAAATAAATTTTTTATTGATTAGTTGATATGTCTACTGTAGATAGCTCAACTGTATTTGACTCATGAAACATAAAATTGTACTGGGCTTATTGCTGATGCTGGCACAAAGCAGCTGGGCCCAATCAACCACTAATTTTCGGTTGAAAGATTGTATCGACTACGGTCTTCAGCATTTTGGCACTGTACGCATCGCTCAGTATCAGATTGAAAACGCGAATCAGCAGGCTCGTCAGGCGCTGGGACAATATTTGCCTCAGGTGTCGGCATCGGGAACGGCGATCGATAACCTGAAGCTTCAGCAAAGTATTATTCCGGCGGGGTTGTTTAGTCCCGAACCCCAGGTACTGATCATCGGCCAGAAGTATCAGTTGAATGTGACGGGTCAGGCTTCTCAGACGATTTATGACCGGGCGCTGTTGCTTGGCATCAAAGCCAACAAGCCGAACCAGCAACTGGCGCAATTGAACACTCGCCAAACCCGCGAGGATATTATTTACAACATCGCGAGTAACTATTATCAAGTGTTTATCTCGCAGCAGCAGATTGATTTGCTTCGCGACAACCTGGAACGGACTCAGCAGGTGCTGAACATTTTGAAGTTGCAGCGCGACAATGGCGTTATTCAACCCGTCGATTACACCCGTACCGAAGTCAACTACAACAGTACGCAGTCGCAACTGACCTTAGCAGAAAATGATTTGAACCTGGCTTACAACCGTCTGAAATACCAGATGGGGTTGCCGGACGATCAGAATCTGGTTTTGTCTGATTCGACCTTGCTTACGCAGCTTCCCACGCTGGAGCAGACGCCATTTAATGCGCAGGACCTGGTTTCGTTCCAGCAGGCTTCGACCAACTTGGATCTGCAACGGCTGCAATTGAAACGGATACAGGCTGGTTATATACCTACTGTCAGCTTTACCGCCAACTACGGTACACTCAACCTGGGGGCTCAGAAACTTGATCAATTGTTTGACCGATTCGCTGGTTTCGGTAGTATCGGCCTGCGCCTGAACATCCCCATCTTTGACGGTTTGCAGCGCGATGCCCAGATTAAACAGCAGCGGCTCACTGTATTGACTCAGGAAGAACAGCAGCGCCTGAATGTGGCGTCATATCGGTTGCAGTTCAACAATGCGCAGTCGCAGATCCAGCGTGCGCAGACGAATCTTCAGAACAACGACCGCAACGTAAAGCTGGCTCAGGAGGTGTACAACATCACGACTCTGCAATACAAACAAGGCGTCAAATCACTGACCGATCTGGTGAATGCGGACACGTCGTATCGTCAGGCCCAGTCCGATTACATCAATTCGCTCATCAATCTGTACCAGGCCCGGCTTGATCTCGAACAATCCAAGGGCACATTACTTAATTTCTATAATCAACTGTAAGATACAACCGCCAAATATACCATGAACAAGACAACACTAATCGCCGTCGTAGCCGCTGTAGCTATTGTCGCTCTGATTGGGTTCCGGCTGGCCTCGAATAAGGAAAAGATTGATGAGCAGAAAAAGCCGGTCGTCAACGTCAATACGTCGATTCCGGTTACGGTTGCCCGCGCAGAAGAAGGCGCCGTTAGCCAGCAACTGGTGAAGACCGGAAGCCTGATTCCGTTCCGGGAAGCGAACATCACGGCGACTACCGCTGGCAAGGTAACGCGCGTTAACTTTAACTTGGGTACGCCCGTCCGTCAGGGCCAAACGTTGGTGGAGCTGGACAACCGGCTCAAGGAACTGTCTTTGGAAGCGACCAAACTAAACATCGACAAGCTGAAAAAAGACGTTA contains the following coding sequences:
- a CDS encoding MarR family winged helix-turn-helix transcriptional regulator, translating into MITDKEAELRDKLSERMGRISLFTITHVGHLMGKKANRELVRSGFRLQLEQLPILFVIYFSGDSLLSQQEIANLLHKDKSGIQRSVRTLERDGYLRIVADEVDRRKNLIRLTPAGQLVVEKVIETIEQIDQQVTNQLPADELSSFLSTLHKITSLLDK
- a CDS encoding TetR/AcrR family transcriptional regulator, which produces MSVTDRRTRQKAEVRQRILDAARQIAREKDWNAVTIRSIAEAIDYTPPIVYEHFANKEDVLMTIVKAGHDENRRAFDEILAMELSANEKIVRLSMENWRFAHDRPEIYRLMHNPDRIEQHRDMIFEGMAETKHKIEGLFGEVYSDFETVGEVIFSWFCMMQGYINLITNIQPQQGAKLLEKVEDPNMVALFKKPDMLFERAIRRFIQSIATPPFPSLEPSIST
- a CDS encoding TolC family protein, whose protein sequence is MKHKIVLGLLLMLAQSSWAQSTTNFRLKDCIDYGLQHFGTVRIAQYQIENANQQARQALGQYLPQVSASGTAIDNLKLQQSIIPAGLFSPEPQVLIIGQKYQLNVTGQASQTIYDRALLLGIKANKPNQQLAQLNTRQTREDIIYNIASNYYQVFISQQQIDLLRDNLERTQQVLNILKLQRDNGVIQPVDYTRTEVNYNSTQSQLTLAENDLNLAYNRLKYQMGLPDDQNLVLSDSTLLTQLPTLEQTPFNAQDLVSFQQASTNLDLQRLQLKRIQAGYIPTVSFTANYGTLNLGAQKLDQLFDRFAGFGSIGLRLNIPIFDGLQRDAQIKQQRLTVLTQEEQQRLNVASYRLQFNNAQSQIQRAQTNLQNNDRNVKLAQEVYNITTLQYKQGVKSLTDLVNADTSYRQAQSDYINSLINLYQARLDLEQSKGTLLNFYNQL